Proteins encoded within one genomic window of Leptolyngbya sp. 'hensonii':
- a CDS encoding MOSC N-terminal beta barrel domain-containing protein, whose amino-acid sequence MAHVSRLFIYPIKALDRVEVDRVTVLKSGALKHDREFALFDASGHFVNGKRHDRVHALRSRFDLETRCVIVSAPSFAQAATFQIDREQDALATWMGEYFGFPVQIRQNLEQGFPDDTDSPGPTLISTATLATIANWYPNLEETEVRLRFRANIEIGDVPAFWEDQLFAAVNQTVAFQIGAVRFLGINPCQRCVVVTRNSQTGEADPSFQKIFAARRRETLPPWVDRSRFNHFYRLAINTRLPESEAGKTIALGDEIKIQLC is encoded by the coding sequence ATGGCTCATGTGTCTCGCCTGTTTATCTATCCCATCAAAGCCCTCGATCGGGTGGAAGTGGATCGGGTCACGGTGCTTAAAAGTGGTGCCCTGAAGCACGATCGGGAATTTGCTCTCTTTGATGCCTCTGGTCATTTCGTCAATGGCAAGCGTCACGATCGGGTCCATGCCTTACGCTCTCGATTTGACCTGGAAACCCGCTGCGTGATAGTCTCTGCTCCCAGTTTTGCACAAGCGGCCACCTTCCAAATCGATCGGGAACAGGATGCCCTGGCAACCTGGATGGGAGAATACTTTGGGTTTCCAGTCCAGATTCGCCAGAACCTGGAGCAGGGGTTTCCCGATGACACCGACTCCCCTGGCCCCACCCTGATCAGCACCGCTACCCTGGCCACGATCGCCAACTGGTATCCCAACCTGGAAGAAACAGAAGTGCGTCTTCGCTTCCGGGCCAACATAGAAATTGGCGATGTCCCAGCTTTCTGGGAAGATCAGTTGTTTGCTGCTGTAAACCAGACCGTTGCCTTTCAGATTGGAGCGGTGCGATTCCTGGGGATTAATCCCTGTCAGCGTTGCGTGGTCGTCACCCGCAACTCCCAAACAGGAGAAGCAGATCCGAGCTTCCAGAAAATCTTTGCGGCCAGACGACGGGAGACGCTGCCACCCTGGGTCGATCGATCGCGCTTCAACCACTTTTATCGCCTCGCCATCAATACACGCCTGCCAGAATCAGAAGCTGGGAAAACGATCGCCCTTGGAGATGAGATCAAAATTCAGCTTTGCTGA
- the psbA gene encoding photosystem II q(b) protein: MSSVLQQRQKLDPLAIWSDFADWITSTQNRIYIGWFGVLMIPTLLVAAFTFIIAFTAAPPVDMEGIRAPITGSILEGRNLITAAVVPTSAAIGLHFYPIWEASSLDEWLYNGGPYQLILLHFLMGIWSYLGRLWELSYRLGMRPWIAVAFSAPVAAATAVFLVYPIGQGSFSEGMPLGISGTFYFMFALQAQHNILMHPFHMLGVAGILGGALLSAVHGSLVTSSLIRETSDLESANMGYKFGQQEGTYNLLASHAGYLGRLLIPQVGARNSRSVHFLLGAVPTIGIWFAALGISTIAFNLNGFNFNHSILDSQGQVISTDADLLNRATLGIQVMHGLNTHHFPNLIAGGQEIPLS; the protein is encoded by the coding sequence ATGAGCAGCGTTTTACAACAGCGGCAAAAGCTTGATCCTCTTGCCATCTGGTCAGACTTCGCAGATTGGATTACCAGCACACAAAACCGGATCTATATCGGCTGGTTCGGGGTGTTGATGATCCCAACCTTGCTGGTTGCGGCCTTCACCTTCATCATTGCCTTTACTGCAGCTCCTCCCGTCGATATGGAGGGCATTCGAGCACCCATCACAGGGTCCATCCTGGAGGGTCGCAATCTCATCACAGCCGCAGTGGTCCCAACCTCTGCAGCGATCGGCTTACATTTTTATCCCATCTGGGAAGCCAGTTCCCTGGATGAATGGCTCTATAACGGTGGTCCCTATCAACTGATCCTCTTGCACTTTTTAATGGGTATCTGGTCTTATCTAGGCCGGTTGTGGGAACTGAGTTATCGCCTGGGGATGCGGCCCTGGATTGCTGTGGCCTTTTCAGCCCCGGTCGCTGCTGCGACAGCCGTGTTTCTGGTTTATCCTATAGGACAGGGTAGTTTCTCTGAAGGTATGCCCCTGGGGATTTCTGGCACTTTCTACTTCATGTTTGCCCTCCAGGCACAGCACAATATTCTGATGCATCCCTTTCACATGCTGGGGGTGGCTGGCATCTTGGGTGGTGCTCTGTTGAGTGCTGTGCATGGCTCCCTGGTAACAAGCAGTTTAATTCGAGAAACCAGCGACTTAGAATCTGCAAATATGGGCTACAAATTTGGTCAGCAGGAAGGAACCTACAACCTGTTGGCTAGCCATGCAGGCTATCTGGGCCGACTGTTGATCCCGCAAGTGGGTGCCCGCAATAGCCGTTCAGTTCATTTCCTTTTGGGGGCAGTCCCTACGATCGGCATCTGGTTTGCCGCTCTCGGCATCAGCACGATCGCCTTCAATTTGAATGGGTTTAATTTCAACCATTCCATTCTGGATAGTCAGGGGCAGGTCATTTCCACGGATGCGGACCTCCTAAATCGTGCGACTCTGGGCATTCAGGTGATGCATGGCCTGAATACCCATCATTTCCCGAATCTGATTGCTGGGGGCCAGGAAATTCCACTGAGTTAA
- a CDS encoding ABC transporter ATP-binding protein: MKARSNSWQLLAYIKPHWFTIGQALLCTLAYNLTWPVLAASMSQTATYVGQGNLAGLARMAGFYAVIFLVRAVLQYGQDAWMAKAALKMALDLRNQVYTHLLRLSLSYFETAATGDLSYRLTEDVDRIGEVIGKVFQQFTPNSLQLIIVLGYMIFLNWQLTLATLLIAPLLALLITWFGARLLVFSRHSQNRVSDLSSLLTEVFSGIRLIKAFAAEDYEIKRFKRESERSRLAKYQAEWLKAIQMPISGFLYAMSVVFLFCLGGWQISQNNLTGTEFISYIAAVAMLIDPINTVTSNYNEFKQGEASMDRVFEILAIKPTIVEKPDAVTLPPVTGKVEYRHVSFAYHADQPVLRDLNLIALPGEMLALVGASGAGKTTLVNLLPRFYDPQSGQVLVDGIDVRQVTLKSLRRQIGIVPQETILFSGTIAQNIAFGQDYFELQAVEKAAKIANAHQFISQFPDGYETWVGERGVNLSGGQRQRIAIARAVLLNPRILILDEATSALDSESEALVQEALERLMQDRTVFIIAHRLATVRKADRILVLEQGQVVESGTHTELLAQGNRYARYYAQQFSDNDAK, from the coding sequence TTGAAAGCACGCTCTAATTCCTGGCAACTTCTGGCTTATATCAAGCCCCACTGGTTCACGATCGGGCAGGCCCTGCTTTGCACCCTGGCCTATAACCTCACCTGGCCAGTTCTGGCAGCATCCATGTCTCAAACGGCCACCTATGTAGGCCAGGGGAACCTGGCGGGTTTGGCTAGAATGGCTGGTTTTTATGCCGTCATTTTTTTGGTTCGGGCTGTGCTGCAGTATGGACAAGATGCCTGGATGGCAAAGGCAGCCTTGAAGATGGCCCTGGATTTGCGCAATCAGGTCTATACCCATCTGTTGCGGCTGAGCCTGAGCTACTTTGAAACGGCTGCGACGGGGGATCTGTCCTATCGGCTGACCGAAGATGTCGATCGGATTGGGGAAGTCATTGGTAAAGTCTTCCAGCAATTCACCCCCAACAGTTTGCAGTTGATCATTGTGCTGGGTTACATGATCTTCCTGAACTGGCAACTGACCCTGGCTACCCTACTGATTGCGCCCCTGCTGGCCCTGCTCATCACCTGGTTTGGGGCCCGGTTACTGGTCTTTTCTCGCCATAGTCAAAACCGGGTGTCCGATCTGTCCTCCCTGTTAACGGAGGTCTTTAGTGGCATTCGCCTGATTAAAGCCTTTGCTGCTGAGGATTATGAGATCAAGCGCTTTAAACGAGAGTCAGAGCGGAGCCGTCTGGCCAAATATCAGGCTGAATGGCTGAAAGCAATTCAGATGCCCATTTCTGGCTTTCTGTATGCCATGAGTGTGGTGTTCCTGTTTTGCCTGGGCGGCTGGCAGATCTCGCAGAACAATCTGACAGGAACCGAGTTCATCAGCTACATCGCTGCTGTGGCCATGTTGATTGACCCGATCAACACGGTCACCTCGAACTATAACGAGTTCAAGCAGGGGGAAGCCTCAATGGACCGGGTGTTCGAGATTCTTGCAATCAAACCCACGATTGTAGAAAAGCCTGATGCTGTGACCCTGCCGCCAGTGACAGGGAAGGTTGAATATCGTCATGTCAGTTTTGCTTATCATGCAGACCAGCCGGTTTTGCGTGATCTGAATCTAATTGCCCTGCCAGGGGAAATGCTTGCCCTGGTCGGCGCATCTGGAGCCGGTAAGACGACCCTGGTCAACCTCCTGCCCCGCTTCTATGATCCCCAATCCGGTCAGGTTCTGGTGGATGGCATTGATGTCCGGCAGGTGACGTTGAAAAGTCTGCGGCGGCAAATCGGCATCGTTCCCCAGGAGACAATCCTGTTCTCTGGGACGATCGCCCAGAATATTGCCTTTGGTCAGGATTACTTTGAACTTCAGGCTGTGGAGAAGGCCGCCAAAATTGCCAATGCCCATCAGTTCATTAGCCAGTTTCCCGATGGCTACGAAACCTGGGTGGGAGAACGGGGTGTGAACCTTTCTGGGGGGCAACGTCAGCGGATTGCGATCGCCCGGGCTGTCCTGCTTAATCCTCGCATCCTGATTTTGGACGAAGCCACTTCGGCCCTGGATTCGGAATCGGAGGCCCTGGTACAGGAGGCCCTGGAGCGGTTGATGCAGGATCGGACTGTGTTTATCATTGCCCATCGCTTAGCAACCGTCCGCAAGGCCGATCGAATTCTGGTCCTTGAACAGGGACAGGTGGTCGAATCGGGTACCCATACCGAGTTACTGGCCCAGGGAAATCGCTATGCCCGGTATTATGCCCAGCAATTTAGTGACAATGACGCCAAATGA
- a CDS encoding aromatic ring-hydroxylating dioxygenase subunit alpha: MENRFFLRNVWYYAMPGQHLKPGAMISKMFLGEPVLLARCNTGQIFALRDICPHRGIPLSCGRFDGQEVACCYHGWRFDASGHCTCIPSLVTGQELDVSRFTVRQYPVQEVQGNIWIYMAEHDRPDHAPAIEVPTIPHLGDQTPRMLETSHFPCHIDHAVIGLMDPAHATFVHQVWWWRSKGALFEKAKQFDPAPYGFQMRRHRLLKTSFLYRLLGNAPEVEIIFRLPGIRIETVMGDRHAVTNLTTVTPMSEAETEVTSMFYWTNPWFSLIQPLVRPLVRAFLEQDRSVVAKQQLGLRHNPALMLIKDADTQARWYFQVKTEYARAIAEQREFINPVKEQVLRWRS; this comes from the coding sequence ATGGAGAATAGGTTTTTCCTACGTAACGTCTGGTACTACGCCATGCCAGGGCAACACCTCAAGCCCGGAGCCATGATTAGTAAAATGTTCCTGGGGGAACCAGTGCTACTGGCCCGCTGTAATACCGGTCAGATATTCGCCCTGCGAGATATTTGCCCCCACCGGGGCATTCCCCTATCCTGTGGACGGTTCGATGGGCAAGAGGTCGCGTGCTGCTATCATGGTTGGCGATTTGATGCCAGTGGTCACTGTACCTGCATCCCCTCTTTAGTCACAGGGCAGGAACTGGATGTCAGTCGGTTTACCGTCCGCCAATATCCAGTCCAGGAAGTTCAGGGCAATATCTGGATTTACATGGCTGAGCACGATCGTCCCGATCATGCGCCTGCGATCGAGGTGCCCACCATTCCCCACCTGGGGGATCAGACACCCCGGATGCTGGAAACGTCCCACTTCCCCTGCCACATTGACCATGCCGTCATTGGCTTAATGGACCCGGCCCATGCTACTTTTGTGCATCAAGTCTGGTGGTGGCGCTCTAAGGGAGCCCTGTTTGAGAAAGCCAAGCAGTTTGATCCCGCTCCTTACGGCTTCCAGATGCGACGACACCGGCTGTTGAAAACTTCCTTCCTCTATCGCTTGTTGGGAAATGCGCCCGAAGTTGAAATTATTTTTCGCCTTCCGGGTATTCGGATTGAAACCGTGATGGGGGATCGCCATGCGGTTACCAACCTAACCACCGTAACCCCCATGTCAGAAGCGGAGACGGAAGTGACCTCAATGTTCTACTGGACCAATCCCTGGTTCTCCCTGATCCAGCCCCTGGTGCGCCCCCTGGTTCGGGCTTTCCTGGAACAGGATCGATCAGTCGTGGCAAAACAACAGCTTGGCCTCCGCCACAACCCCGCTTTGATGTTGATTAAGGATGCTGATACCCAGGCTCGCTGGTACTTTCAGGTAAAAACAGAATATGCCCGCGCGATCGCAGAACAGCGGGAGTTCATCAATCCAGTTAAGGAACAGGTCCTCCGCTGGCGCAGTTAA
- the ahcY gene encoding adenosylhomocysteinase, with translation MTATPIRPKQDQKHEVKDLSLAPLGKQRIEWAGREMPVLRQIRDRFAQEKPFQGIRLVACCHVTTETAHLAIALKAGGADALLIASNPLSTQDDVAASLVSDHDIPVFAIKGEDNATYNRHVRIALDHRPNIIIDDGSDVVATLLQERKEQIADLIGTTEETTTGIVRLRAMFRDGVLTFPAVNVNDADTKHFFDNRYGTGQSTLDGIIRATNILLAGKTIVVAGYGWCGKGTALRARGMGANVIVTEINPVRAIEAIMDGFRVMPMEQAAPEGDLFVTVTGNKHVIRAEHFAAMKDGAIVCNSGHFDIEIDLKALEAEATEVKDVRNFTQQYCLKSGKSIVVLGEGRLINLAAAEGHPSAVMDMSFANQALACEYLVKNRGKLAAGLHSIPVELDQEIARLKLQAMGITMDTLTSDQIEYMNSWTSGT, from the coding sequence ATGACTGCAACTCCCATTCGTCCTAAACAAGATCAGAAACATGAAGTCAAAGACCTCTCCCTGGCCCCTTTAGGGAAGCAACGGATTGAATGGGCTGGTCGGGAAATGCCGGTCCTGCGACAGATTCGTGATCGTTTTGCCCAGGAAAAACCCTTTCAGGGCATTCGTCTGGTCGCCTGCTGCCACGTCACCACGGAAACGGCCCACCTGGCGATCGCCCTGAAGGCGGGGGGAGCTGATGCCCTGCTGATCGCCAGCAACCCCCTCTCTACCCAGGATGATGTGGCAGCAAGCCTGGTGAGCGACCATGATATTCCTGTGTTCGCCATCAAAGGGGAAGATAACGCCACCTATAACCGCCACGTTCGCATTGCCCTGGATCATCGTCCCAACATCATCATCGATGATGGCAGCGATGTGGTGGCAACCCTGTTGCAAGAGCGGAAAGAGCAAATTGCAGACCTAATTGGGACAACGGAAGAAACCACAACTGGCATTGTGCGGCTGCGGGCCATGTTCCGGGATGGAGTTCTGACCTTCCCGGCGGTGAATGTCAATGATGCAGACACCAAACACTTCTTCGACAACCGCTACGGTACAGGTCAATCTACCCTGGATGGGATTATCCGGGCCACCAATATCCTGCTGGCTGGCAAGACGATCGTGGTTGCTGGATATGGCTGGTGCGGTAAGGGCACCGCACTGCGGGCTCGGGGCATGGGTGCCAATGTCATCGTCACCGAAATCAATCCTGTCCGGGCGATCGAGGCGATTATGGACGGGTTCCGGGTGATGCCCATGGAACAGGCCGCTCCCGAAGGGGATCTGTTTGTCACCGTGACGGGCAACAAGCACGTCATCCGGGCCGAGCATTTTGCTGCGATGAAAGATGGGGCGATCGTTTGCAACTCTGGCCACTTCGATATTGAGATTGACCTCAAAGCCCTTGAAGCCGAAGCCACCGAAGTCAAGGATGTCCGTAACTTCACCCAACAGTACTGCCTCAAGAGTGGGAAGTCGATCGTGGTTCTGGGTGAAGGTCGCCTGATTAACCTGGCTGCGGCTGAAGGCCACCCCAGCGCAGTCATGGATATGAGCTTTGCCAACCAGGCTCTGGCCTGCGAGTATCTGGTGAAGAATCGGGGTAAGTTAGCTGCAGGCTTGCATTCCATCCCTGTCGAACTGGATCAGGAAATTGCTCGCCTGAAGCTGCAGGCTATGGGCATCACCATGGATACCCTCACCTCTGATCAGATCGAGTATATGAACTCCTGGACCTCCGGCACCTGA
- a CDS encoding DedA family protein, whose translation MSEWIVNMMTSLGYLGIGLLMFLENLFPPIPSELIMPLAGFTVQQGKMNFGYAVLAGIIGTMLGAFPWYYLGKLLGEARLQALADRYGRWLGISGHDISKVCTWFNRYGNRAVFFGRLVPGIRTLISIPAGISAMPIIPFVLYSTIGTTLWVLLLTGAGYLLAEKYTLVDDYLGPVSKFVLLALVLGFLIWVGLRQWSRRAS comes from the coding sequence ATGTCCGAGTGGATTGTGAACATGATGACCTCCCTGGGCTACCTGGGGATTGGCCTACTGATGTTTCTGGAGAATCTCTTCCCACCGATTCCATCGGAGCTGATCATGCCCCTGGCCGGATTCACCGTACAACAGGGGAAGATGAATTTTGGCTATGCTGTCCTGGCTGGCATCATCGGGACCATGCTGGGGGCTTTTCCCTGGTATTACCTGGGAAAATTGTTGGGAGAAGCCAGGCTGCAGGCCCTGGCCGATCGGTATGGTCGGTGGCTGGGAATCTCAGGTCATGACATCAGCAAAGTTTGCACCTGGTTTAATCGCTACGGCAATAGAGCTGTGTTCTTTGGGCGACTGGTCCCTGGTATTCGTACCCTGATTTCCATTCCAGCTGGCATCAGTGCTATGCCCATCATCCCCTTTGTCCTCTATTCCACGATCGGCACAACCCTCTGGGTGCTGCTGCTAACCGGGGCAGGTTATCTACTGGCAGAAAAATACACCCTGGTCGATGACTATCTGGGACCAGTCTCTAAGTTCGTCTTGCTGGCTCTGGTGCTTGGCTTTTTAATCTGGGTTGGGTTGCGTCAGTGGTCCAGACGGGCAAGCTGA
- the folP gene encoding dihydropteroate synthase — protein sequence MTESADLTDLLNTVMPWQLRGRSFLWGQRTYLMGVLNVTPDSFSDGGQFDRPETALAQAHALAQAGADILDIGGQSTRPQAIEISLEEELDRVIPVIHQVRQELDLPISVDTTRAIVARAAIQAGADLVNDVSGGMGDPEMFATVADLRVPIVLMHLRGTPQTMQQLTTYADLMGEIGAFLGERIAAAVAVGIDRAQIMIDPGIGFAKTYDQNLQILRQLPDLRSLGCPILVGASRKSFIGHILNQPNPRKRVWGTAAACCAAIAGGADVVRVHDAREMQEVCRVADAIWRPLDPEESVESACPSGPLTQPNPD from the coding sequence ATGACAGAAAGTGCGGATCTGACAGATCTTTTGAATACAGTCATGCCCTGGCAACTCCGAGGGCGATCGTTCCTTTGGGGACAACGCACTTATCTTATGGGGGTTCTGAATGTCACACCGGATAGTTTCAGTGATGGGGGACAGTTCGATCGTCCTGAGACCGCGTTGGCCCAGGCTCATGCTCTGGCTCAAGCCGGGGCCGACATCCTTGACATCGGGGGACAATCGACTCGCCCCCAGGCGATCGAGATTTCCCTGGAAGAAGAGCTGGATCGGGTCATTCCAGTCATTCATCAGGTACGTCAGGAACTGGATTTACCCATTTCGGTGGACACTACCAGAGCCATTGTGGCCAGAGCTGCCATTCAAGCTGGAGCAGACCTGGTGAATGATGTGTCTGGTGGGATGGGGGATCCAGAGATGTTTGCAACAGTGGCAGACCTGCGGGTGCCGATCGTCTTGATGCACCTGCGGGGCACCCCTCAGACGATGCAACAGTTGACCACCTATGCGGATCTGATGGGCGAGATTGGTGCTTTTCTGGGGGAGCGGATCGCTGCTGCCGTTGCTGTGGGCATCGACCGCGCCCAAATTATGATTGATCCTGGTATTGGTTTTGCCAAAACCTATGACCAGAACTTACAAATCCTGCGGCAACTCCCCGATCTACGTTCGTTGGGCTGCCCCATTCTGGTGGGGGCCTCCCGCAAAAGCTTTATTGGCCACATCCTCAACCAGCCCAATCCCAGAAAACGGGTTTGGGGGACTGCAGCAGCCTGCTGTGCGGCGATCGCAGGCGGGGCTGATGTGGTGCGTGTTCATGATGCCAGGGAAATGCAGGAGGTTTGTCGGGTTGCTGATGCTATCTGGCGACCTTTAGACCCCGAGGAATCTGTGGAGTCAGCTTGCCCGTCTGGACCACTGACGCAACCCAACCCAGATTAA
- a CDS encoding ATP-binding protein, with amino-acid sequence MVHVNLERVLARKDVLRAIAELSRGLDFDLGLADAEGQSLWGSRATTMGQYPIELSGEVIGWVIGPERAACIPPLIACLVRQEAEKEKLRQTLQDLQLTQAQLVQSEKMSSLGQLVAGMAHEINNPVNFIYGNLRFATDYVQDLMQLLQHYQETIPIAPPELQAEIESIDLQFLMEDLPSLLSSMRVGADRILDIVRSLKNFSRHDEADRKVVDLHEGLDSTLMILHNRIKATGDRPAIQVLQEYGNLPPIECYPGQLNQVFMNILSNAIDALEEVLVTSPQSSIIRGRSQAPVPASEIIPTITIRTKVLNREWVSIQIIDNGPGMPEDVLQRIYDPFFTTKEVGQGTGLGMSISHQIVVEKHGGVLKCHSQVGAGTEFEIQIPVCRIPTAPDQSSPTTGAIQKLPDNAAIVPPISGDTPALQPADLLARHKQLIKRLSRYSSNASNIPPERLYQMFQSNPILLKLYLALLN; translated from the coding sequence ATGGTGCATGTTAATCTCGAACGGGTCCTGGCCCGAAAAGATGTGCTGCGGGCAATAGCAGAGCTATCGAGAGGGCTGGATTTCGATCTGGGCCTTGCCGATGCAGAGGGTCAATCCCTCTGGGGCAGCAGGGCCACAACGATGGGTCAGTATCCGATCGAGCTGTCTGGAGAAGTGATTGGCTGGGTCATCGGACCTGAGAGAGCCGCTTGCATCCCCCCTCTGATTGCCTGTCTGGTGCGACAGGAAGCGGAAAAAGAAAAACTGCGCCAGACGCTACAGGATTTACAGCTCACCCAAGCCCAACTGGTCCAGAGCGAAAAAATGTCCAGCCTGGGCCAACTGGTGGCAGGGATGGCCCATGAAATCAACAATCCAGTCAACTTTATCTACGGCAACCTGCGATTTGCGACGGATTATGTACAGGACTTGATGCAACTGTTGCAACATTATCAGGAGACAATTCCCATTGCCCCCCCTGAATTACAGGCAGAAATTGAATCGATCGACCTGCAGTTCCTGATGGAAGATCTGCCCAGTCTGCTTTCTTCGATGCGGGTGGGGGCAGACCGCATTCTGGATATTGTTCGCTCCTTAAAGAATTTCTCCCGCCATGATGAGGCCGATCGCAAAGTCGTTGACCTGCATGAGGGGCTCGATAGCACCTTGATGATTCTGCATAACCGGATCAAAGCCACTGGCGACCGGCCCGCCATTCAAGTGCTCCAAGAGTACGGCAACTTGCCCCCCATTGAGTGCTATCCCGGTCAGTTGAACCAGGTGTTCATGAATATCCTGAGCAATGCGATCGATGCCCTGGAAGAGGTCCTCGTTACCAGCCCACAATCCTCAATCATCCGTGGTCGCTCCCAGGCTCCAGTACCGGCATCAGAAATCATACCCACCATTACCATTCGCACTAAAGTGCTCAACCGCGAGTGGGTCAGTATTCAGATCATCGACAATGGTCCAGGCATGCCTGAAGATGTCCTGCAACGAATTTATGACCCATTCTTTACCACTAAAGAGGTCGGTCAGGGCACGGGACTAGGAATGTCCATCAGCCACCAAATTGTGGTGGAGAAGCATGGGGGTGTGTTGAAGTGTCATTCGCAGGTTGGAGCCGGGACCGAATTTGAAATTCAGATTCCGGTTTGCCGCATCCCCACTGCGCCGGATCAATCTAGCCCTACCACTGGGGCGATCCAGAAACTACCGGATAATGCTGCGATCGTTCCCCCAATCTCCGGAGACACCCCTGCGCTACAACCGGCTGATCTTTTGGCCCGTCACAAACAACTGATCAAACGCCTATCCCGATATAGCTCCAACGCAAGCAATATTCCACCTGAACGTCTTTATCAAATGTTTCAGTCCAACCCCATTCTGCTCAAGCTTTATCTGGCACTGCTGAATTAA
- a CDS encoding HD domain-containing protein, translated as MTHVSEKIHLDVILSDRFADAFTYALHLHRYQSRKVNAVPYISHLMAVAALVLEDGGSEDEAIAALLHDAVEDQGGEPIYTEILRRYGSQVAEIVHDCTIPPCSASQPWKSHKLDYLNQIRHASPEAQRVILADKLHNVRSLITNLRQTGESAWSAFAASKKDNLWLHQALADLFEQHVHSSLVAEFRQQIHILLSLATNPENQHLVE; from the coding sequence ATGACCCACGTTTCTGAAAAGATCCACCTTGATGTGATTTTGAGCGATCGCTTCGCTGATGCCTTTACCTATGCCCTCCACTTACATCGCTACCAATCCCGTAAAGTAAATGCCGTACCTTACATCAGTCACCTCATGGCTGTAGCCGCCCTGGTACTGGAAGACGGTGGCAGCGAGGATGAAGCGATCGCCGCCCTCCTCCACGATGCTGTTGAGGATCAGGGGGGTGAGCCCATCTACACAGAAATTCTGCGTCGCTATGGTTCACAAGTTGCCGAGATCGTTCATGATTGCACGATTCCTCCCTGCTCTGCTTCCCAACCCTGGAAAAGCCATAAGCTCGACTATCTCAACCAAATTCGCCATGCTTCGCCAGAAGCCCAGCGCGTCATCCTGGCTGATAAGCTACACAATGTGCGATCGCTGATTACTAACCTGCGTCAAACTGGCGAAAGTGCCTGGTCAGCCTTTGCTGCCAGCAAAAAGGATAACCTCTGGCTACACCAGGCACTTGCCGATCTATTTGAACAACATGTTCATAGCAGCCTGGTTGCTGAATTTCGACAGCAAATCCATATTCTACTGAGCCTTGCAACTAATCCCGAAAATCAACATCTGGTGGAATAA